One part of the Eptesicus fuscus isolate TK198812 chromosome 20, DD_ASM_mEF_20220401, whole genome shotgun sequence genome encodes these proteins:
- the RPTOR gene encoding regulatory-associated protein of mTOR isoform X1 yields the protein MEAELLQSPLLGLGEEDEADLTDWNLPLAFMKKRHCEKIEGSKSLAQSWRMKDRMKTVSVALVLCLNVGVDPPDVVKTTPCARLECWIDPLSMGPQKALETIGANLQKQYENWQPRARYKQSLDPTVDEVKKLCTSLRRNAKEERVLFHYNGHGVPRPTVNGEIWVFNKNYTQYIPLSIYDLQTWMGSPSIFVYDCSNAGLIVKSFRQFALQREQELEVAAINPNHPLAQVPLPPSMKNCIQLAACEASELLPMIPDLPADLFTSCLTTPIKIALRWFCMQKCVSLVPGVTLDLIEKIPGRLNDRRTPLGELNWIFTAITDTIAWNVLPRDLFQKLFRQDLLVASLFRNFLLAERIMRSYNCTPVSSPRLPPTYMHAMWQAWDLAVDICLSQLPTIIEEGTAFRHSPFFAEQLTAFQVWLTMGVENRSPPEQLPIVLQVLLSQVHRLRALDLLGRFLDLGPWAVSLALSVGIFPYVLKLLQSSARELRPLLVFIWAKILAVDSSCQADLVKDSGHKYFLSVLADPYMPAEHRTMTAFILAVIVNNYNTGQEACLQGNLIAICLEQLNDPHPLLRQWVAICLGRIWQNFDSARWCGVRDSAQEKLCSLLSDPVPEVRCAAVFALGTFVGNSAERTDHSTTIDHNVAMMLAQLISDGSPVVRKELVVALTHLVVQYESNFCSVALQFMEEEKNYPLPSPATAESGSLTPVRDSPCAPRLRSVSSYGNIRAVTTARSLNKSLQNLSLTEESGGAVAFSPGNLSASSSASSTLGSPENEESILSFETIDKMRRVSSYSALNSLIGVSFNSVYTQIWRVLLHLAADPYPDVSDLAMKVLNSIAYKATMNARPQRILSASSLTQSAPASPTNKGVHIQHAGGSPPTSSASSSSPTNDVAKQPGSRELPAGRLGTAGPTGAQYTPHSHQFPRTRKMFDKGPDQPADDPDDTGHKSFISAAMQTGFCDWSARYFAQPVMKIPEEHDLESQIRKEREWRFLRNSRVRRQAQQLIQRGITRLDDQIFLNRNPGVPSVVKFHPFTPCVAVADKDSICFWDWEKGEKLDYFHNGNPRYTRVTAMEYLNGQDCSLLLTATDDGAIRVWKNFADLEKNPEMVTAWQGLSDMLPTNRGLARKVSIYLDHSKQGGAGMVVDWEQETGLLMSSGDVRIVRIWDTDREMKVQDIPTGADSCVTSLSCDSQRSLIVAGLGDGSVRVYDRRMALSECRVMTFREHTAWVVKACLQKRPEGHIVSVSVNGDVRFFDPRMPESVSVLQIVKGLTALDIHPQANLIACGSVNQFTAVYSGTGELINSIKYYDGFMGQRVGAISCLAFHPHWPHLAVGSNDYYMSVYSVEKRVR from the exons GCGCGGTACAAGCAGAGCCTCGACCCCACCGTCGACGAGGTGAAGAAGCTGTGCACGTCGCTGCGCCGCAACGCCAAGGAGGAGCGGGTCCTCTTCCACTACAACGGCCACGGGGTGCCCCGGCCCACGGTGAACGGCGAGATCTGGGTCTTCAACAAG AACTACACGCAGTACATCCCGCTGTCGATCTACGACTTGCAGACGTGGATGGGCAGCCCGTCGATATTCGTCTATGACTGCTCCAACGCCGGCCTCATCGTCAAGTCCTTCCGGCAGTTCGCCCTGCAGCGGGAGCAGGAGCTGGAA GTCGCGGCGATCAACCCCAACCACCCTCTGGCCCAGGTGCCCCTGCCCCCGTCCATGAAGAACTGCATCCAGCTGGCGGCCTGCGAGGCCAGCGAGCTCCTGCCCATGATCCCTGACCTCCCGGCAGACCTGTTCACCTCCTGCCTCACCACCCCCATCAAAATCGCCCTGCGCTG GTTCTGCATGCAGAAGTGCGTCAGCCTGGTGCCCGGAGTCACGCTGGACCTGATCGAGAA GATCCCCGGCCGGCTGAACGACCGGAGGACACCGCTGGGCGAGCTGAACTGGATCTTCACGGCCATCACCGACACCATCGCGTGGAACGTGCTCCCTCGGG ACCTCTTCCAGAAGCTCTTCCGGCAGGACCTGCTGGTGGCCAGCCTGTTCCGCAACTTCCTGCTGGCGGAGAGGATCATGCGCTCCTACAACTGCACCCCGGTCAGCAGCCCGCGCCTGCCCCCCACCTACATGCACGCCATGTG GCAAGCCTGGGACCTCGCCGTGGACATCTGCCTCTCGCAGCTGCCCACCATCATCGAGGAGGGCACGGCGTTCCGG CACAGTCCGTTCTTCGCGGAGCAGCTGACCGCCTTCCAGGTGTGGCTGACGATGGGCGTGGAGAACAGGAGCCCCCCCGAGCAGCTCCCCATTGTTCTGCAG GTGCTGCTGAGCCAGGTGCACCGGCTGAGAGCCCTGGACCTGCTGGGGCGGTTCCTggacctgggcccctgggcgGTGAGCCTG GCCCTGTCCGTGGGCATCTTCCCCTACGTGCTCAAGCTGCTGCAGAGCTCGGCGCGCGAGCTGCGGCCCCTGCTCGTCTTCATCTGGGCCAAGATTCTGGCCGTGGACAGT TCCTGCCAGGCCGACCTGGTGAAGGACAGTGGCCACAAGTACTTCCTCTCGGTCCTGGCCGACCCCTACATGCCG GCCGAGCACAGGACCATGACGGCCTTCATCCTCGCCGTGATCGTCAACAACTACAACACGGGCCAG GAAGCCTGCCTGCAGGGAAACCTGATCGCCATCTGCCTGGAGCAGCTCAacgacccccaccccctgctgcgcCAGTGGGTGGCCATCTGCCTGGGCCGCATCTGGCAGAACTTCGACTCGGCCCGGTGGTGTGGGGTGCGGGACAGCGCCCAGGAGAAGCTCTGCAGCCTCCTCTCCGACCCCGTCCCCGAG GTGCGCTGCGCGGCCGTCTTCGCCCTCGGCACCTTCGTGGGCAACTCTGCCGAGAGGACCGACCACTCCACCACCATCGACCACAACGTGGCCATGATGCTGGCCCAGCTGATCAGCGACGGGAGCCCCGTGGTGCGGAAG gagctggtGGTGGCGCTGACGCACCTGGTGGTTCAGTACGAGAGCAACTTCTGCTCCGTGGCCCTGCAGTTCATGGAGGAGGAGAAGAACTACCCGCTGCCCTCGCCCGCCACCGCAG agaGCGGGAGCCTGACCCCCGTGCGCGACAGCCCCTGTGCCCCCCGGCTACGCTCGGTGAGCTCCTACGGCAACATCCGCGCCGTCACCACCGCCCGGAGCCTGAACAAGTCCTTGCAGAACCTGAGCCTCACGGAGGAAT CGGGTGGCGCCGTGGCCTTCTCCCCCGGGAACCTGAGCGCCAGCAGCAGCGCCAGCAGCACGCTGGGCAGCCCTGAGAACGAGGAGTCCATCCTGTCCTTCGAGACCATCGACAAGATGCGCAGGGTCAGCTCCTACTCGGCGCTCAACTCCCTCATAG gcgtCTCCTTCAACAGCGTGTACACGCAGATATGGCGCGTGCTGCTGCACCTGGCAGCTGACCCCTACCCCGACGTGTCGGACCTGGCCATGAAGGTGCTCAACAGCATCGCCTACAAG GCCACCATGAACGCCCGGCCTCAGCGCATCCTCAGCGCGTCCTCCCTCACCCAGTCGGCGCCCGCCAGCCCCACCAACAAGGGCGTGCACATCCAGCACGCGGG GGGCTCCCCTCCAACATCCAGCGCCAGCAGCTCCAGCCCCACCAACGATGTGGCCAAGCAGCCAGGCAGCCGTGAGCTGCCTGCGGGCCGGCTGGGCACCGCCGGGCCCACGGGGGCACAGTACACGCCCCACTCCCACCAGTTCCCCCGCACACGGAAGATGTTCGACAAGGGCCCTGACCag CCCGCCGACGACCCGGACGACACCGGCCACAAGAGCTTCATCTCGGCCGCGATGCAGACGGGCTTCTGCGACTGGAGCGCCCGGTACTTCGCGCAGCCCGTCATGAAG ATCCCGGAGGAGCACGACCTGGAGAGTCAGATCCGCAAGGAGCGCGAGTGGCGGTTTCTGCGCAACAGCCGCGTGCGGAGGCAGGCGCAGCAGCTTATCCAGAGGG GCATCACGCGGCTGGACGACCAGATCTTCCTGAACAGGAACCCCGGGGTCCCCTCCGTGGTCAAGTTCCACCCCTTCACGCCCTGCGTGGCCGTCGCGGACAAGGACAGCATCTG CTTCTGGGActgggagaaaggggagaagctggactacTTCCACAACGGGAACCCTCGGTACACGCGGGTCACCGCCATGGAGTACCTTAACGGCCAGGACTGCTCGCTGCTGCTCACGGCCACAG ATGACGGCGCCATCAGAGTCTGGAAGAATTTTGCTGATTTGGAGAAGAATCCAGAAATGGTGACCGCGTGGCAGGGGCTCTCTGACATGCTGCCGACAAACCGAG GTCTGGCCCGAAAGGTCTCCATCTATCTTGACCACAGTAAGCAGGGAG GCGCCGGGATGGTGGTGGACTGGGAGCAGGAGACCGGCCTCCTCATGAGCTCAGGGGACGTGCGGATCGTGCGCATCTGGGACACGGACCGCGAGATGAAGGTGCAG GACATCCCCACGGGCGCCGACAGCTGCGTGACCAGCCTGTCCTGCGACTCCCAGCGGTCCCTCATCGTGGCCGGCCTAGGGGACGGCTCCGTCCGCGTCTACGACCGGAGGATGGCCCTCAGCGAATG CCGCGTCATGACATTCCGGGAGCACACGGcctgggtggtgaaggcctgcctGCAGAAGCGCCCCGAGGGCCACATCGTGAGCGTCAG CGTGAACGGGGACGTGCGCTTCTTCGACCCGCGGATGCCGGAGTCTGTGAGCGTGCTGCAGATCGTGAAGGGGCTCACGGCCCTCGACATCCACCCCCAGGCCAACCTCATCGCCTG CGGCTCTGTGAACCAGTTCACCGCCGTCTACAGCGGGACCGGGGAGCTCATCAACAGCATCAAGTACTACGACGGCTTCATGGGCCAGCGCGTCGGCGCCATCAGCTGCTTGGCCTTCCACCCACACTGG CCTCACCTGGCCGTGGGCAGCAACGACTACTACATGTCCGTGTACTCCGTGGAGAAGCGTGTCAGATAG
- the RPTOR gene encoding regulatory-associated protein of mTOR isoform X2 encodes MEAELLQSPLLGLGEEDEADLTDWNLPLAFMKKRHCEKIEGSKSLAQSWRMKDRMKTVSVALVLCLNVGVDPPDVVKTTPCARLECWIDPLSMGPQKALETIGANLQKQYENWQPRARYKQSLDPTVDEVKKLCTSLRRNAKEERVLFHYNGHGVPRPTVNGEIWVFNKNYTQYIPLSIYDLQTWMGSPSIFVYDCSNAGLIVKSFRQFALQREQELEVAAINPNHPLAQVPLPPSMKNCIQLAACEASELLPMIPDLPADLFTSCLTTPIKIALRWFCMQKCVSLVPGVTLDLIEKIPGRLNDRRTPLGELNWIFTAITDTIAWNVLPRDLFQKLFRQDLLVASLFRNFLLAERIMRSYNCTPVSSPRLPPTYMHAMWQAWDLAVDICLSQLPTIIEEGTAFRHSPFFAEQLTAFQVWLTMGVENRSPPEQLPIVLQVLLSQVHRLRALDLLGRFLDLGPWAVSLALSVGIFPYVLKLLQSSARELRPLLVFIWAKILAVDSSCQADLVKDSGHKYFLSVLADPYMPAEHRTMTAFILAVIVNNYNTGQEACLQGNLIAICLEQLNDPHPLLRQWVAICLGRIWQNFDSARWCGVRDSAQEKLCSLLSDPVPEVRCAAVFALGTFVGNSAERTDHSTTIDHNVAMMLAQLISDGSPVVRKELVVALTHLVVQYESNFCSVALQFMEEEKNYPLPSPATAESGSLTPVRDSPCAPRLRSVSSYGNIRAVTTARSLNKSLQNLSLTEESGGAVAFSPGNLSASSSASSTLGSPENEESILSFETIDKMRRVSSYSALNSLIGVSFNSVYTQIWRVLLHLAADPYPDVSDLAMKVLNSIAYKATMNARPQRILSASSLTQSAPASPTNKGVHIQHAGGSPPTSSASSSSPTNDVAKQPGSRELPAGRLGTAGPTGAQYTPHSHQFPRTRKMFDKGPDQPADDPDDTGHKSFISAAMQTGFCDWSARYFAQPVMKIPEEHDLESQIRKEREWRFLRNSRVRRQAQQLIQRGITRLDDQIFLNRNPGVPSVVKFHPFTPCVAVADKDSICFWDWEKGEKLDYFHNGNPRYTRVTAMEYLNGQDCSLLLTATDDGAIRVWKNFADLEKNPEMVTAWQGLSDMLPTNRGAGMVVDWEQETGLLMSSGDVRIVRIWDTDREMKVQDIPTGADSCVTSLSCDSQRSLIVAGLGDGSVRVYDRRMALSECRVMTFREHTAWVVKACLQKRPEGHIVSVSVNGDVRFFDPRMPESVSVLQIVKGLTALDIHPQANLIACGSVNQFTAVYSGTGELINSIKYYDGFMGQRVGAISCLAFHPHWPHLAVGSNDYYMSVYSVEKRVR; translated from the exons GCGCGGTACAAGCAGAGCCTCGACCCCACCGTCGACGAGGTGAAGAAGCTGTGCACGTCGCTGCGCCGCAACGCCAAGGAGGAGCGGGTCCTCTTCCACTACAACGGCCACGGGGTGCCCCGGCCCACGGTGAACGGCGAGATCTGGGTCTTCAACAAG AACTACACGCAGTACATCCCGCTGTCGATCTACGACTTGCAGACGTGGATGGGCAGCCCGTCGATATTCGTCTATGACTGCTCCAACGCCGGCCTCATCGTCAAGTCCTTCCGGCAGTTCGCCCTGCAGCGGGAGCAGGAGCTGGAA GTCGCGGCGATCAACCCCAACCACCCTCTGGCCCAGGTGCCCCTGCCCCCGTCCATGAAGAACTGCATCCAGCTGGCGGCCTGCGAGGCCAGCGAGCTCCTGCCCATGATCCCTGACCTCCCGGCAGACCTGTTCACCTCCTGCCTCACCACCCCCATCAAAATCGCCCTGCGCTG GTTCTGCATGCAGAAGTGCGTCAGCCTGGTGCCCGGAGTCACGCTGGACCTGATCGAGAA GATCCCCGGCCGGCTGAACGACCGGAGGACACCGCTGGGCGAGCTGAACTGGATCTTCACGGCCATCACCGACACCATCGCGTGGAACGTGCTCCCTCGGG ACCTCTTCCAGAAGCTCTTCCGGCAGGACCTGCTGGTGGCCAGCCTGTTCCGCAACTTCCTGCTGGCGGAGAGGATCATGCGCTCCTACAACTGCACCCCGGTCAGCAGCCCGCGCCTGCCCCCCACCTACATGCACGCCATGTG GCAAGCCTGGGACCTCGCCGTGGACATCTGCCTCTCGCAGCTGCCCACCATCATCGAGGAGGGCACGGCGTTCCGG CACAGTCCGTTCTTCGCGGAGCAGCTGACCGCCTTCCAGGTGTGGCTGACGATGGGCGTGGAGAACAGGAGCCCCCCCGAGCAGCTCCCCATTGTTCTGCAG GTGCTGCTGAGCCAGGTGCACCGGCTGAGAGCCCTGGACCTGCTGGGGCGGTTCCTggacctgggcccctgggcgGTGAGCCTG GCCCTGTCCGTGGGCATCTTCCCCTACGTGCTCAAGCTGCTGCAGAGCTCGGCGCGCGAGCTGCGGCCCCTGCTCGTCTTCATCTGGGCCAAGATTCTGGCCGTGGACAGT TCCTGCCAGGCCGACCTGGTGAAGGACAGTGGCCACAAGTACTTCCTCTCGGTCCTGGCCGACCCCTACATGCCG GCCGAGCACAGGACCATGACGGCCTTCATCCTCGCCGTGATCGTCAACAACTACAACACGGGCCAG GAAGCCTGCCTGCAGGGAAACCTGATCGCCATCTGCCTGGAGCAGCTCAacgacccccaccccctgctgcgcCAGTGGGTGGCCATCTGCCTGGGCCGCATCTGGCAGAACTTCGACTCGGCCCGGTGGTGTGGGGTGCGGGACAGCGCCCAGGAGAAGCTCTGCAGCCTCCTCTCCGACCCCGTCCCCGAG GTGCGCTGCGCGGCCGTCTTCGCCCTCGGCACCTTCGTGGGCAACTCTGCCGAGAGGACCGACCACTCCACCACCATCGACCACAACGTGGCCATGATGCTGGCCCAGCTGATCAGCGACGGGAGCCCCGTGGTGCGGAAG gagctggtGGTGGCGCTGACGCACCTGGTGGTTCAGTACGAGAGCAACTTCTGCTCCGTGGCCCTGCAGTTCATGGAGGAGGAGAAGAACTACCCGCTGCCCTCGCCCGCCACCGCAG agaGCGGGAGCCTGACCCCCGTGCGCGACAGCCCCTGTGCCCCCCGGCTACGCTCGGTGAGCTCCTACGGCAACATCCGCGCCGTCACCACCGCCCGGAGCCTGAACAAGTCCTTGCAGAACCTGAGCCTCACGGAGGAAT CGGGTGGCGCCGTGGCCTTCTCCCCCGGGAACCTGAGCGCCAGCAGCAGCGCCAGCAGCACGCTGGGCAGCCCTGAGAACGAGGAGTCCATCCTGTCCTTCGAGACCATCGACAAGATGCGCAGGGTCAGCTCCTACTCGGCGCTCAACTCCCTCATAG gcgtCTCCTTCAACAGCGTGTACACGCAGATATGGCGCGTGCTGCTGCACCTGGCAGCTGACCCCTACCCCGACGTGTCGGACCTGGCCATGAAGGTGCTCAACAGCATCGCCTACAAG GCCACCATGAACGCCCGGCCTCAGCGCATCCTCAGCGCGTCCTCCCTCACCCAGTCGGCGCCCGCCAGCCCCACCAACAAGGGCGTGCACATCCAGCACGCGGG GGGCTCCCCTCCAACATCCAGCGCCAGCAGCTCCAGCCCCACCAACGATGTGGCCAAGCAGCCAGGCAGCCGTGAGCTGCCTGCGGGCCGGCTGGGCACCGCCGGGCCCACGGGGGCACAGTACACGCCCCACTCCCACCAGTTCCCCCGCACACGGAAGATGTTCGACAAGGGCCCTGACCag CCCGCCGACGACCCGGACGACACCGGCCACAAGAGCTTCATCTCGGCCGCGATGCAGACGGGCTTCTGCGACTGGAGCGCCCGGTACTTCGCGCAGCCCGTCATGAAG ATCCCGGAGGAGCACGACCTGGAGAGTCAGATCCGCAAGGAGCGCGAGTGGCGGTTTCTGCGCAACAGCCGCGTGCGGAGGCAGGCGCAGCAGCTTATCCAGAGGG GCATCACGCGGCTGGACGACCAGATCTTCCTGAACAGGAACCCCGGGGTCCCCTCCGTGGTCAAGTTCCACCCCTTCACGCCCTGCGTGGCCGTCGCGGACAAGGACAGCATCTG CTTCTGGGActgggagaaaggggagaagctggactacTTCCACAACGGGAACCCTCGGTACACGCGGGTCACCGCCATGGAGTACCTTAACGGCCAGGACTGCTCGCTGCTGCTCACGGCCACAG ATGACGGCGCCATCAGAGTCTGGAAGAATTTTGCTGATTTGGAGAAGAATCCAGAAATGGTGACCGCGTGGCAGGGGCTCTCTGACATGCTGCCGACAAACCGAG GCGCCGGGATGGTGGTGGACTGGGAGCAGGAGACCGGCCTCCTCATGAGCTCAGGGGACGTGCGGATCGTGCGCATCTGGGACACGGACCGCGAGATGAAGGTGCAG GACATCCCCACGGGCGCCGACAGCTGCGTGACCAGCCTGTCCTGCGACTCCCAGCGGTCCCTCATCGTGGCCGGCCTAGGGGACGGCTCCGTCCGCGTCTACGACCGGAGGATGGCCCTCAGCGAATG CCGCGTCATGACATTCCGGGAGCACACGGcctgggtggtgaaggcctgcctGCAGAAGCGCCCCGAGGGCCACATCGTGAGCGTCAG CGTGAACGGGGACGTGCGCTTCTTCGACCCGCGGATGCCGGAGTCTGTGAGCGTGCTGCAGATCGTGAAGGGGCTCACGGCCCTCGACATCCACCCCCAGGCCAACCTCATCGCCTG CGGCTCTGTGAACCAGTTCACCGCCGTCTACAGCGGGACCGGGGAGCTCATCAACAGCATCAAGTACTACGACGGCTTCATGGGCCAGCGCGTCGGCGCCATCAGCTGCTTGGCCTTCCACCCACACTGG CCTCACCTGGCCGTGGGCAGCAACGACTACTACATGTCCGTGTACTCCGTGGAGAAGCGTGTCAGATAG